The Ranitomeya imitator isolate aRanImi1 chromosome 6, aRanImi1.pri, whole genome shotgun sequence genome window below encodes:
- the LOC138642283 gene encoding uncharacterized protein, whose amino-acid sequence MSHSDVPVIVAAALLVEAHNQLEVQARNNRVKRQRRMWTKQWLQKRNQLSHMGLIRELQDNNPHDFRNYLRMSEDSFNVLLAAVEPYIRRQNTQMRAAVPVDERLAVTLRFLATGRSMQDLHYSAAISRSLLSVIIPETCKAIVSVLHRSYMPFPQTPDDWKEISRGFEEQWQFPNCGGALDGKHVRITQPPHSGSFYYNYKGYFSIILMALVNANYDFISVSVGINGRVSDGGVLEHTDFGERLKNNKLALPPNSDTTENMNFVFVGDEAFPLHPNLLKPFSQKTLTPERRIFNYRLSRARRVVENAFGIMANRFRVFHTALNMKLTSIDSVVLACCVLHNFLRRRDATAYSPPQYVDSVDQGNGDVTQGEWRLDAHRVCGLESLGSGRYCDDATNSRDKYSDFFNGPGAVPWQYQQL is encoded by the coding sequence atgtctcattcggatgtacctgtgattgttgcggccgcgttattggtagaagctcacaaccagctggaggttcaagcgcgaaacaatcgtgtaaagcgtcagcgccgcatgtggaccaaacagtggctgcagaagaggaatcaattgtcccatatgggccttataagggaactgcaggataacaacccgcatgattttcgtaactacctgagaatgtcggaggactcatttaatgtcctacttgcagctgtagaaccttatatcaggcggcaaaatacacagatgagagcagctgtccctgtggatgagaggctggctgtcacgctgcgtttcctggcgactggcaggtctatgcaagacttgcattacagcgcagctatatcccgatccctactcagcgtcatcatcccagagacatgcaaagctattgtctcagttttacaccgcagttacatgcctttcccacagaccccggatgactggaaagagatttctaggggatttgaggagcaatggcagttccctaattgcggtggggccttggatggcaaacatgtacgcatcacccaaccaccacactctggctccttttattataactataagggatatttcagcataattctcatggccctcgtaaatgctaactatgatttcataagtgtgtctgttgggattaacgggagagtatccgatggaggagttttggagcacacagattttggggaacgcttgaaaaataataaacttgccttgccgcccaacagtgacacaacagaaaacatgaactttgtctttgtcggagatgaggctttcccactgcatcccaaccttttgaagcccttctcccagaagactctgacaccggaacgacgaatctttaattacagactttcaagagctagacgcgttgtggaaaatgcattcggaattatggcaaaccgatttcgggttttccacacagcactaaacatgaaactaacgtctattgactctgtggtgcttgcttgttgtgtcctccacaactttctacgtcgccgtgatgccactgcatacagccctccacagtatgtagactctgtggaccagggtaacggagatgtaacccagggcgaatggcgtctagacgCGCACAGGGTTTGTGGTTTGGAAAGTCTGGGTTCTGGAAGGTACTGTGATGATGCAACTAATAGCAGGGACAAATACTctgactttttcaatgggccaggggctgtcccatggcagtatcaacagctgtaa
- the LOC138642284 gene encoding uncharacterized protein translates to MSTNEQDCVRALIEMYRSLPCLWKIKSKDYSNRYMKREAYEKLVAVYREYHPTETVDENIVRKKIQALRTVFKKEVNKVENSKKSGAGTEEVYVPRLWYYDLMAFTRDQEIPRPCQTVTSLCEPSPEDILPESPDDHVPLQQRETTEANNVQSPQSSSSPSVEEQTCPLRPSRKRKSTAATPVDLLAVANSILSKHVTTKLSPFASLVEERLNRLDDTQRSHAERIMFDVMNAAAAGKLCDTSTLSIDVRQPSAHFYWGHQQEPMHSTPVRRPGPHNSQFRTPPAPPSFGDLSQGPPMATHHYSEMDTYYQNL, encoded by the exons atgtctacaaatgagcaggactgtgttcgggcactcatagagatgtaccgctccctgccctgtttgtggaagataaaatctaaggattatagcaaccgttacatgaagagagaagcgtatgagaagctggtggccgtctacagggagtatcatcccacagagaccgtggatgaaaacattgtgaggaaaaagatccaggctctccgcacagttttcaaaaaagaggtcaacaaagtggaaaattctaagaagtctggggccggaactgaggaagtctatgtgcccaggctgtggtattacgacctgatggcattcactagagaccaagagatccctcgcccgtgccagactgtgactagcctttgtgagccatcgcccgaagatatcctgcctgagtctcctgacgaccat gtgcctctgcaacagcgggaaacaacggaagcgaacaatgtccagtcccctcagtcctccagtagcccgtctgtcgaggagcagacatgtccactgcgcccatctagaaagagaaaatcaacagcagccacacctgtggatctcctggcagtggccaacagcatcttgtccaagcacgtcacaaccaaactctccccattcgcatccttggttgaggaacgtttaaacagactggatgatacccaaagatctcacgcggagagaataatgtttgacgttatgaacgcggcagccgcaggaaaactatgcgacacatcaacattgagcattgacgtccgtcagcccagtgcccatttttattggggacaccaacaggagcccatgcacagcactcctgtccgcagacctgggccacataattctcagttccggacaccacctgcacccccttcttttggtgacttatcacaaggacctcctatggccacgcaccactacagtgagatggacacttactaccaaaatttgtag